A window of Cohnella herbarum contains these coding sequences:
- a CDS encoding DUF423 domain-containing protein gives MNKYIKIGAITAMLSVILGAFGAHMLEERISADALDVYQTGVQYHMFHSAGLLLIALFMDRAASTKLAVWAARLLLIGIVLFSGSLYALALSDVKVLGAITPIGGVAFIAGWICLALSAKSDKKS, from the coding sequence ATGAATAAGTATATTAAAATAGGTGCGATTACCGCCATGCTGTCCGTCATATTAGGCGCTTTCGGCGCTCATATGCTGGAAGAGAGGATTTCCGCGGACGCCCTCGACGTATACCAAACCGGCGTTCAATATCATATGTTCCATTCGGCCGGGCTATTGCTAATCGCGCTGTTCATGGATAGAGCGGCATCCACTAAGCTCGCCGTCTGGGCGGCTAGATTGTTGCTCATCGGAATTGTGCTGTTTTCCGGCAGCCTCTATGCTTTGGCATTAAGCGACGTGAAGGTGCTTGGGGCTATAACTCCAATAGGCGGAGTCGCGTTTATCGCCGGATGGATTTGTTTGGCTTTATCGGCGAAGTCCGATAAGAAATCGTAA
- a CDS encoding putative bifunctional diguanylate cyclase/phosphodiesterase, translating to MNGWSDNGLWLAGISAGAALTAGAASLGRFIARKRNQAASAGPSYQLELLDSLYNNSPIAFAVIDRNGRFVDINRDPSDMVGYSKEEMKGRSFATMVEAESHELTKKIFNRTLNGEKCEQDIRIVHKQGRSIDLNIQTSPLVRRNKTIGILVFIQDISDRKRSLERIRYMAYYDDMTGLPNRRYFSNRLDEKLKAARENATRIAVCYLDVDHFKLVNASFGRDFGDMLLLQIAERLSRSLTEPGDLARMEGDEFAACFDRLAGDGDVKRRLDELMSVLVEPFELNGVPVYITVSIGVAVCDDGSEDAATLLKRADTALHRVKENGKNDYMLHHGDMDHIALHKLTIQHEMRRALLNKEFLLYYQPQYDLASSQIVGMEALVRWNHPERGLVSPGEFIPAAEESGIIVPLGDWVIEEACKQNKAWQDAGMPKIPVSVNLSMRQFSQRNLTDKVNEILQQTGLESRYLELEITESMTMDVERASQCLKELTDLGVNISIDDFGTGYSSFHYLKNLPIARLKIDRSFVRDIQQDPNDAAIVAAIIAMAHNLQLQVIAEGVETEKQVLFLRSHRCDEMQGYFGSPPLSSAGVQELLLEKHNRPALPLFH from the coding sequence GTGAACGGATGGTCCGACAATGGACTTTGGCTGGCAGGAATATCTGCCGGCGCAGCTTTGACCGCAGGAGCCGCTTCATTGGGACGGTTTATCGCCCGTAAGCGCAACCAAGCAGCGTCCGCTGGTCCCTCCTATCAATTGGAATTATTGGATTCGCTCTATAATAACAGCCCGATAGCATTTGCGGTAATCGACCGGAACGGGCGATTCGTCGATATTAATCGGGATCCTTCCGATATGGTCGGCTACAGCAAGGAAGAGATGAAAGGCAGATCTTTTGCAACGATGGTAGAAGCGGAGTCCCATGAGCTAACGAAGAAAATCTTCAATCGAACGCTTAATGGGGAAAAGTGCGAACAGGACATTAGAATCGTCCATAAACAAGGGCGTTCCATAGATCTGAACATTCAAACTTCTCCTTTAGTAAGAAGAAATAAAACGATCGGTATTTTGGTATTCATTCAAGATATCAGCGACCGCAAACGCTCTTTGGAACGAATTCGATATATGGCTTATTACGACGATATGACCGGTCTGCCGAACCGTCGGTATTTCTCGAACCGGTTGGACGAGAAGTTAAAGGCCGCGCGGGAGAACGCGACCCGCATTGCGGTTTGTTATTTGGACGTAGACCATTTCAAGCTGGTCAACGCTTCTTTCGGAAGGGATTTCGGGGACATGCTCCTCCTGCAAATCGCGGAACGCTTGAGTCGAAGCTTGACGGAACCGGGGGATCTTGCCCGTATGGAGGGCGACGAATTCGCCGCTTGTTTCGACCGTCTAGCGGGCGATGGCGACGTGAAGAGGCGCTTGGACGAATTAATGTCCGTGCTCGTGGAGCCCTTCGAATTGAACGGCGTGCCGGTATATATCACGGTCAGCATCGGAGTCGCCGTGTGCGACGACGGTTCCGAGGATGCTGCCACCCTATTGAAGAGGGCGGATACGGCGCTGCATCGCGTGAAGGAGAACGGCAAGAACGATTATATGCTGCACCATGGCGATATGGATCATATTGCCTTACATAAGCTTACGATACAGCATGAGATGCGCAGAGCGTTGTTAAACAAAGAATTCCTGCTCTATTATCAGCCTCAATATGATTTGGCTTCCAGTCAGATCGTCGGGATGGAGGCTTTAGTCCGCTGGAACCACCCGGAACGAGGACTTGTTTCTCCCGGGGAGTTCATTCCCGCGGCGGAAGAGAGCGGAATCATCGTGCCCCTGGGGGACTGGGTTATCGAGGAAGCATGCAAACAGAATAAAGCATGGCAGGATGCGGGAATGCCCAAAATTCCGGTATCCGTTAATTTGTCCATGAGACAATTCTCTCAACGCAATCTTACGGATAAAGTGAACGAAATCTTGCAACAAACGGGACTGGAATCCCGGTATTTGGAGCTTGAGATCACGGAGAGCATGACGATGGACGTCGAGCGGGCATCCCAGTGCTTGAAGGAATTAACGGATCTGGGCGTCAATATTAGCATCGACGATTTCGGAACGGGATATAGTTCTTTTCACTATTTGAAAAACTTGCCGATCGCTAGACTTAAGATCGATCGCTCTTTCGTCAGGGACATCCAACAGGATCCCAATGACGCCGCGATCGTCGCGGCTATTATCGCGATGGCTCATAATTTGCAGTTGCAGGTCATCGCCGAGGGCGTAGAGACGGAGAAACAGGTTCTGTTTTTACGTTCCCATAGATGCGATGAAATGCAAGGATATTTCGGTAGTCCACCTCTCTCGAGCGCGGGCGTTCAAGAGTTGCTTTTGGAGAAACACAATCGTCCCGCTCTTCCGTTATTCCACTAA
- the nrdI gene encoding class Ib ribonucleoside-diphosphate reductase assembly flavoprotein NrdI — MLIAYDSKTGNVRRFIDKLKLPSVQIEESMDIDQSFVLVTYTTGFGQVPEKVMSFLKRNHEKLRGVSASGNRNWGDGFALSADRISEMYGVPVISKFELSGTTRDVERFVQEVRAVASY, encoded by the coding sequence ATGCTGATTGCATATGATTCCAAGACAGGTAACGTACGGAGGTTTATAGATAAATTAAAGCTTCCTTCGGTTCAAATCGAGGAGTCTATGGATATCGATCAGAGTTTCGTTCTCGTTACTTACACAACCGGATTCGGTCAAGTACCGGAGAAAGTCATGTCTTTCCTGAAGCGAAACCACGAGAAGCTGCGGGGAGTTTCCGCAAGCGGAAATCGGAACTGGGGAGATGGATTCGCGCTCAGCGCGGATCGCATTTCGGAGATGTACGGCGTTCCCGTCATCAGCAAATTCGAGCTGTCCGGCACGACGCGGGACGTTGAAAGATTCGTACAGGAGGTGCGTGCAGTTGCGTCATATTGA
- the nrdE gene encoding class 1b ribonucleoside-diphosphate reductase subunit alpha — translation MRHIELNNLLMQRDPEGFFQLDKDREAVEEFMADVNRKSIRFESTIDKVRYMVDKDFYENVFNQFSERQIEEIYELAYRYDFQFKSYMAASKFYTDYAVKTDDKSQYLEHFADRVAIVALHLARGDYGIARSLTSAMMEQRVQPATPTFLNAGKSRRGEMVSCFLLEMDDSLNSINYGVGTCMQLSKIGGGVAVNLSKIRGRGEAIKGVEGAAKGIMPVLKLMEDAFSYADQMGQRKGSGAGYYNIFGWDVMEFLDSKKINADEKTRLKTLSIGLIVPDKFYQLAEKNEQLHVFAPYTVFKAYGQHLDDLDIDTMYDTLLADDRVKKKVIMSARDMLVKIATTQLESGYPYIMNKSNANNAHALKDIGNVKMSNLCTEIFQLQETSEIGDYYEPDTIRRDISCNLASLNIANVMGLGKVKESVHEGIIALTAVSDMTTVSNAPGVAKANQELHSVGLGAMNLHGYLAKNKIAYESAEARDFVRTFFMMMNFHSLEKSMEIARNSGVTFQGFELSEYAKGTYFDRYLTTDYRPATEKVKTLFEGIAVPSPEDWKKLKADVAENGLYHAYRLAIAPTQSISYIQNATSSVMPIVEPIETRTYANSTTYYPMPFLSRDNFFYYKSAYQMDQFKVIDLIAEIQPHVDQGISTVLHVNSDVTTRQLSRFYVYAAKKGLKSLYYTRTNRLSVEECITCSV, via the coding sequence TTGCGTCATATTGAGTTAAACAATTTATTAATGCAAAGAGATCCGGAAGGTTTCTTCCAATTGGATAAAGACCGCGAAGCCGTGGAAGAGTTCATGGCCGACGTCAATCGCAAGAGCATCCGATTTGAGTCGACGATCGATAAAGTACGATATATGGTAGACAAGGACTTCTATGAGAATGTTTTTAACCAATTCAGCGAGCGGCAGATCGAAGAAATATACGAACTCGCTTATCGTTACGATTTCCAATTCAAGTCTTACATGGCTGCATCTAAGTTCTACACGGATTATGCCGTTAAGACCGACGATAAATCGCAATATCTAGAGCATTTCGCGGATCGCGTAGCGATCGTAGCGTTGCATCTGGCAAGAGGCGACTACGGCATTGCGCGTTCGCTGACCTCCGCCATGATGGAGCAGCGCGTGCAACCCGCGACTCCGACGTTCCTTAACGCGGGCAAGAGCCGTCGCGGCGAAATGGTTTCCTGCTTCCTATTGGAAATGGACGACTCGCTTAATTCGATTAACTACGGAGTCGGAACCTGCATGCAATTGTCGAAGATCGGCGGCGGCGTTGCGGTGAACCTGTCGAAAATCCGCGGACGCGGAGAGGCGATTAAAGGCGTCGAAGGCGCTGCGAAAGGCATTATGCCGGTGCTGAAACTGATGGAGGATGCGTTCTCTTACGCGGATCAGATGGGACAACGCAAAGGCTCCGGCGCGGGTTATTACAACATCTTCGGTTGGGACGTCATGGAGTTTCTCGATAGCAAAAAAATTAACGCAGACGAGAAAACGCGCCTTAAAACATTGTCGATCGGTCTGATCGTTCCCGATAAATTCTATCAACTGGCGGAGAAGAACGAGCAGTTGCACGTATTCGCGCCTTACACGGTATTCAAAGCCTACGGTCAGCATCTGGACGATCTGGATATCGACACGATGTACGATACGCTCTTGGCCGACGATCGGGTAAAGAAGAAAGTCATCATGAGCGCGCGCGACATGCTCGTGAAGATCGCGACGACCCAATTGGAGTCGGGATATCCTTACATCATGAACAAGTCCAACGCGAACAACGCTCATGCGCTTAAAGATATCGGAAACGTTAAAATGTCCAATCTTTGCACGGAAATTTTCCAACTGCAAGAAACGTCGGAAATCGGCGATTACTACGAACCGGATACGATTCGCAGAGACATTAGCTGTAACTTGGCTTCTCTGAATATCGCTAACGTCATGGGCTTGGGTAAAGTTAAAGAATCGGTACACGAAGGCATCATTGCCCTGACCGCGGTTAGCGATATGACAACGGTTTCAAACGCTCCCGGCGTTGCCAAAGCCAATCAAGAGCTGCATTCCGTAGGGCTTGGAGCGATGAACTTGCACGGCTACCTGGCGAAGAACAAGATCGCCTACGAAAGCGCGGAAGCTCGAGATTTCGTTCGTACGTTCTTCATGATGATGAATTTCCACTCGCTGGAGAAAAGCATGGAAATCGCTCGGAATAGCGGAGTTACCTTCCAAGGCTTCGAGTTATCGGAATACGCGAAAGGCACTTACTTCGATCGGTATCTCACGACGGATTACCGTCCCGCGACGGAGAAGGTCAAGACGCTGTTCGAAGGAATCGCCGTTCCTTCCCCTGAGGATTGGAAGAAGCTGAAAGCGGACGTAGCCGAGAACGGATTGTACCACGCGTACCGCTTAGCGATCGCGCCTACGCAAAGCATCTCGTATATACAGAACGCGACGTCGAGCGTCATGCCGATCGTAGAGCCGATCGAGACTCGTACATATGCGAATTCGACGACTTATTATCCGATGCCGTTCTTGAGTCGCGACAATTTCTTTTATTATAAATCGGCTTACCAGATGGATCAGTTCAAGGTCATCGACCTGATCGCCGAGATTCAGCCTCACGTCGACCAAGGAATCTCGACCGTTCTTCACGTGAACAGCGACGTCACGACGCGCCAACTTTCCCGTTTCTACGTATACGCGGCCAAGAAAGGCCTTAAATCGCTGTATTATACGCGAACGAATAGGTTGTCCGTAGAAGAATGCATAACCTGCTCCGTGTAA
- the nrdF gene encoding class 1b ribonucleoside-diphosphate reductase subunit beta, giving the protein MCAYKAVNWNRPDDDFTITFWNQNIMQFWTDEEIPLSDDKMSWMMLSEAERELYMKVLGGLTLLDTVQGGVGMPRILEHVDGLQRKAVLGFMGMMEQIHAKSYSSIFTTLATTEEIDSVFRWVESNPYLQTKADTIVEYYNNIETPKSLFLAMAASVLLESYLFYSGFFYPLYLAGQGKMTSSGEVIDLILRDESIHGLYVGVLAQEVYAKLDEDEQKEAYEVMHGLLMYLHQNEEKYTDELYTSIGLAEEVKKFIRYNANKAFMNMGFDPVFEEEEVNPIVFNGISTRTKQHDFFSKKGNGYVRTIHVEAMTDDDFSFDFNSKS; this is encoded by the coding sequence ATGTGCGCTTATAAAGCCGTCAATTGGAATCGTCCCGACGATGATTTCACGATTACTTTCTGGAATCAGAACATTATGCAATTCTGGACGGACGAAGAAATTCCGTTATCCGACGATAAGATGTCTTGGATGATGTTAAGCGAAGCGGAGCGCGAGCTCTATATGAAGGTTCTGGGAGGCTTGACGCTTCTCGATACCGTGCAGGGCGGAGTCGGCATGCCGAGGATTCTAGAGCATGTAGATGGGCTTCAGCGTAAAGCCGTACTCGGGTTCATGGGGATGATGGAGCAGATTCACGCTAAGTCCTATAGCAGTATTTTCACGACGTTGGCAACGACCGAAGAGATCGATAGCGTATTTCGCTGGGTAGAGAGCAATCCTTACTTGCAGACGAAAGCGGACACGATCGTCGAATATTATAACAACATCGAAACGCCGAAGAGCTTGTTCCTGGCAATGGCCGCATCGGTACTTCTGGAAAGCTACTTGTTCTATAGCGGGTTCTTCTATCCGCTTTACTTAGCCGGTCAGGGCAAGATGACTAGCAGCGGAGAAGTGATCGACTTGATCCTTCGCGATGAAAGCATTCACGGTTTGTACGTAGGCGTTCTTGCGCAGGAAGTATACGCCAAGCTGGACGAAGACGAACAGAAGGAAGCCTACGAGGTTATGCACGGGCTGCTAATGTATCTTCACCAGAACGAAGAGAAGTACACGGACGAGCTGTATACTTCCATCGGGTTGGCGGAGGAAGTGAAGAAGTTCATTCGCTACAATGCCAATAAGGCGTTCATGAATATGGGATTCGATCCCGTCTTCGAGGAAGAAGAAGTGAATCCGATCGTATTCAACGGGATCAGCACCCGTACGAAGCAGCATGACTTTTTCTCGAAAAAAGGAAACGGATACGTTCGTACCATCCACGTGGAAGCGATGACGGACGACGATTTCTCCTTCGACTTCAACTCGAAATCATAA
- a CDS encoding YunC family protein translates to MVRVIPLQIDDWTAVGVEVLLPRTTLLAITAGDGYIMCGALDVQLLNERLKDREIVAGRAVGVKTLQQLLDAPLESVTDSARKLGITVGMSGQEAIRIMAKAAS, encoded by the coding sequence TTGGTAAGGGTTATTCCGCTTCAAATCGATGATTGGACGGCGGTCGGCGTCGAAGTCCTATTGCCTAGAACGACATTGCTGGCGATCACGGCTGGCGATGGTTATATCATGTGCGGCGCGTTGGATGTTCAGCTTCTGAACGAAAGGCTTAAAGATCGCGAGATCGTCGCGGGTCGAGCCGTCGGCGTTAAGACGCTGCAGCAGTTGCTCGATGCGCCCCTCGAATCCGTAACCGATTCCGCTCGCAAATTAGGGATTACTGTAGGAATGAGCGGTCAAGAAGCGATTCGCATCATGGCGAAAGCAGCTTCTTGA
- the mtnK gene encoding S-methyl-5-thioribose kinase: protein MSNYHPLNEAEAIQIARTISGHFDKEGELVCREIGDGNLNLVFHVSQPSSGRSLIVKQALPYAKVVGESWPLSLDRARIESEALILQERLASGLVPKVYHADHELALTIMEDLSSHAIMRQGLIDGGVYPKFADDISDFLAKTLFFTSDLGMNQQEKKLLARSFANPDLCKITEDLIFDHPYTDADTNSFDPHLQADAERLWSDAELHLEVAILREKFLTHAQALLHGDLHTGSIFITPESTKVIDPEFAYFGPIGFDVGAVIANLLLHYASQEHWSADETARVERRQYLIKTIREIWVGFERKFRGLWDEHGTDRIAKTPGYKDLYLRNLLQDTIGYTGAKMVRRIVGLAHVADIDRIPDPAVRAKAQRLALAIGTNLIKRNRQLASIEQLIDIADSAAKA from the coding sequence TTGAGCAATTATCATCCATTAAACGAGGCGGAAGCGATCCAGATCGCCCGCACGATTTCCGGTCATTTCGATAAAGAAGGCGAACTCGTATGCCGCGAAATCGGCGACGGAAACTTGAATCTCGTCTTTCACGTAAGCCAACCCTCTTCCGGCCGCAGCCTGATCGTGAAACAAGCGCTGCCTTACGCCAAAGTCGTCGGCGAATCGTGGCCGCTTTCTCTTGATCGCGCGCGCATCGAGAGCGAAGCGTTAATCTTGCAAGAACGGCTGGCTTCCGGGCTAGTTCCGAAGGTTTATCACGCGGATCATGAACTGGCGCTAACGATCATGGAAGATTTGAGCAGCCATGCGATTATGCGTCAAGGATTGATCGACGGCGGAGTATACCCGAAATTCGCGGACGATATTTCCGATTTCCTGGCGAAGACGCTGTTCTTCACTTCCGATCTGGGAATGAATCAGCAGGAGAAGAAACTGTTGGCCCGTTCGTTCGCCAATCCCGATCTGTGCAAAATCACGGAAGATCTCATCTTCGATCATCCTTATACGGATGCGGATACGAACAGCTTCGACCCGCATTTGCAGGCAGATGCGGAACGGCTATGGTCCGACGCCGAGTTGCATTTGGAAGTCGCGATTCTGAGAGAGAAGTTTCTCACTCACGCGCAAGCGCTGCTGCACGGAGATCTTCATACCGGAAGCATCTTCATTACCCCGGAATCGACCAAAGTCATCGATCCAGAATTCGCGTACTTCGGACCGATCGGATTCGATGTCGGCGCGGTTATAGCGAATCTGTTGCTTCACTATGCCTCACAAGAACATTGGTCCGCCGATGAGACGGCGCGCGTTGAGCGCAGACAATATTTGATTAAGACGATTCGCGAAATTTGGGTTGGCTTCGAGCGTAAATTCCGCGGTTTATGGGATGAACACGGCACGGATCGAATCGCGAAAACGCCAGGCTATAAGGATTTGTACTTGCGTAACCTCCTGCAAGATACGATAGGCTACACGGGAGCGAAAATGGTACGGAGAATCGTCGGGCTCGCGCACGTCGCGGATATCGATCGTATTCCCGATCCGGCCGTACGCGCGAAAGCGCAAAGATTAGCGCTGGCGATCGGTACGAACCTGATCAAGCGCAACCGTCAACTCGCGTCCATCGAACAACTGATCGATATTGCCGATTCCGCCGCCAAAGCATAA
- a CDS encoding glycoside hydrolase family 127 protein: MRKMNPVSVPQVSIKDEFWAPRQSLVRDVVVPYQWEALNDLIPGAEPSGTIANFRAAAGEREASHHGFVFQDSDLAKWLETVGFVLQAKRDEALEKLADEAIDLIGRAQQSDGYLDTYYQLQKPGEQWTNVRDDHEMYNAGHFMEAAVAYYEATGKPKVLDILCKFANHIVDVFGPGEGQKPGYCGHPEIELALVKLYRLTGNVAYLETSKFFVDERGKEPNYFDVELARRREAGKKERVDRRKMAYFQAHAPIREQQTAEGHAVRAVYLFAGATDIADEYDDASLLDAVRSLWNNTVQKRMYVTGGIGSSDSFEAFSFDYDLPNERAYAETCASIGLMNWGHRLLQIEADSKYADTMERTLYNGLLSGISLDGRSYFYVNPLEVWPVISGKRDDIPGATLRRQPWFGCACCPPNIARLIASLGKYIYSANENELYVHLYIGSQVTQDIGGRQVTVSQQTNYPWDGAVGIRIETEAPTEFTIALRLPAWCRRAQLRVNGQRIDPVLSTERGYVKINREWQKGDSIELDMEMRVELVRSHPELREAAGKVAVQRGPVVYCMEETDNGDNLRDVQLSSEASFFGKYEPNLLNGVYVLASDDGWRTEASSVTDDLYVAKRYGKVPASLRFVPYYAWANRSEGEMSVWVRERETAAN; encoded by the coding sequence ATGAGGAAAATGAATCCGGTTTCCGTTCCGCAGGTTAGCATTAAAGACGAGTTCTGGGCGCCGAGACAATCGCTTGTGCGAGACGTCGTCGTCCCATATCAATGGGAGGCGCTTAACGACCTGATTCCCGGCGCGGAGCCGAGCGGAACGATCGCGAATTTCAGGGCGGCGGCCGGAGAGCGGGAAGCTTCCCATCACGGGTTCGTCTTCCAGGACAGCGATCTGGCAAAATGGCTGGAGACGGTAGGTTTCGTGCTGCAAGCCAAGCGCGACGAGGCGCTCGAGAAACTCGCCGACGAAGCCATCGATCTGATCGGCCGCGCCCAGCAGTCCGACGGATACTTGGACACGTACTACCAACTTCAGAAGCCCGGCGAACAGTGGACGAACGTACGGGACGATCACGAGATGTATAATGCCGGACATTTCATGGAAGCGGCCGTCGCTTATTACGAAGCAACGGGTAAGCCGAAAGTGTTGGATATTCTTTGCAAGTTCGCCAATCACATCGTCGACGTGTTCGGTCCGGGAGAGGGTCAGAAGCCGGGATATTGCGGACATCCGGAGATCGAGCTGGCGCTGGTTAAGCTCTACAGGCTGACGGGTAACGTTGCCTATCTGGAAACCTCGAAGTTTTTCGTTGACGAGCGGGGCAAAGAGCCTAACTACTTCGACGTCGAGCTGGCCCGGCGCCGCGAAGCCGGCAAGAAAGAGAGGGTCGATCGGCGCAAGATGGCTTATTTTCAAGCGCATGCCCCGATTCGGGAACAGCAGACGGCAGAAGGACATGCCGTTCGTGCCGTATATCTCTTCGCGGGCGCGACGGATATCGCGGATGAATACGATGACGCCTCTTTGCTGGACGCCGTTCGCTCTCTATGGAACAACACGGTTCAGAAACGGATGTACGTGACGGGCGGCATAGGCTCCTCGGATTCATTCGAAGCGTTCTCCTTCGATTACGACTTGCCGAATGAGCGTGCTTATGCGGAAACGTGCGCTTCGATCGGACTCATGAACTGGGGCCATCGACTTCTTCAGATCGAAGCGGACTCCAAGTACGCGGATACGATGGAACGTACGTTATATAACGGGTTGTTAAGCGGGATATCTTTGGACGGCCGAAGCTATTTCTACGTTAACCCGCTGGAAGTATGGCCCGTCATTTCAGGCAAGAGGGACGATATTCCGGGGGCGACCCTCCGCCGCCAGCCTTGGTTCGGCTGCGCTTGCTGTCCTCCGAACATCGCCCGGCTGATCGCTTCTCTGGGAAAATATATTTACTCCGCGAACGAGAATGAACTATACGTGCACCTCTATATCGGAAGCCAAGTTACGCAGGACATCGGCGGACGGCAGGTGACCGTGTCCCAGCAAACGAACTATCCGTGGGACGGGGCCGTAGGCATTCGGATCGAGACGGAAGCTCCGACCGAATTTACGATAGCGCTGCGTCTCCCGGCCTGGTGTCGGCGGGCGCAACTGAGAGTAAACGGACAACGGATCGACCCGGTGCTATCTACGGAACGGGGATACGTGAAAATCAATCGCGAATGGCAAAAGGGCGATTCGATCGAATTGGACATGGAGATGCGCGTAGAACTCGTCCGTTCCCATCCGGAGCTAAGGGAAGCGGCGGGGAAAGTCGCGGTGCAACGGGGACCGGTCGTGTATTGCATGGAAGAAACGGATAACGGCGATAATCTGCGGGACGTGCAGCTCTCGTCCGAAGCTTCGTTCTTCGGAAAGTACGAGCCGAACCTATTGAACGGCGTCTACGTGCTCGCGTCGGATGACGGTTGGAGAACGGAAGCGTCTTCGGTAACGGACGATCTATACGTCGCAAAACGTTACGGCAAAGTTCCCGCATCGCTTCGTTTCGTCCCCTATTACGCGTGGGCGAACCGCTCGGAAGGCGAGATGTCCGTGTGGGTTCGGGAACGGGAAACGGCGGCCAACTAA